A window of Nitrospira sp. contains these coding sequences:
- a CDS encoding type II toxin-antitoxin system VapC family toxin: protein MDMICLDTNVLIAHKRAKKADKDKSLLYLLSVQGYRFAVSSITVYELLRGDNKDEDRYWQSMFANMEILPFDFACCGTSGNNLQGLETTRAVNRGGRLVHR from the coding sequence ATGGACATGATTTGTCTAGATACCAACGTGCTTATTGCACATAAACGAGCGAAAAAAGCGGATAAAGACAAATCCTTGCTTTACCTACTTAGCGTACAAGGCTATCGTTTCGCAGTTTCGAGCATTACAGTATACGAATTGTTGCGTGGCGACAATAAGGATGAAGACCGCTACTGGCAGTCGATGTTTGCCAATATGGAGATATTGCCTTTCGATTTTGCCTGTTGCGGAACAAGCGGCAATAATTTACAAGGACTTGAAACAACAAGGGCAGTTAATCGAGGCGGAAGACTTGTTCATCG